From a region of the Nitrospirota bacterium genome:
- a CDS encoding HesA/MoeB/ThiF family protein, whose protein sequence is MRELSDRELERYRRQLMLHGFTEEHQARLKASTALVAGIGGLGGTAAIYLAVAGIGRMVFAHYGNLTPSNMNRQILMRHDGIGKSRVVQAKRTIKEINPDVEIEIFDERISEGNAERLLDGTQIALSARPNFYERRILNDTCIKKNIPMVEAAMNGMEGYLFNVVPKITPCLDCVYPEDNPEWEELGFPVLGAVSGMLGCLMAIEAVKLLTGYGKPLLSQMLVFNTANMDFYFVNIRKNPGCPICEVTYSANCHTKLYQPTIL, encoded by the coding sequence ATGAGAGAGTTATCTGATAGGGAATTAGAGCGTTACCGCAGGCAGTTGATGCTTCATGGTTTTACTGAGGAGCATCAAGCAAGACTCAAGGCATCAACTGCACTTGTAGCAGGCATCGGCGGACTCGGTGGAACTGCTGCGATCTATCTTGCTGTAGCTGGAATAGGGCGAATGGTCTTTGCTCATTACGGGAATCTGACCCCATCAAATATGAACAGACAGATATTAATGCGACACGACGGGATAGGTAAAAGCAGGGTTGTGCAGGCAAAAAGGACCATAAAAGAAATAAATCCTGATGTGGAAATCGAGATATTCGATGAAAGAATATCAGAAGGCAATGCAGAAAGGCTTCTTGATGGAACACAGATTGCCTTATCTGCACGACCTAATTTTTATGAGAGGAGGATTTTAAACGATACCTGCATAAAAAAGAATATTCCCATGGTGGAGGCAGCCATGAACGGAATGGAGGGCTATCTCTTCAATGTTGTCCCTAAAATAACTCCATGCCTGGACTGCGTATATCCCGAAGATAACCCCGAGTGGGAAGAGCTGGGCTTTCCTGTTTTAGGTGCAGTGTCAGGTATGCTCGGGTGTCTTATGGCTATTGAAGCAGTGAAACTATTGACTGGCTATGGGAAGCCATTACTTTCACAGATGCTTGTATTCAATACTGCTAATATGGATTTTTACTTTGTGAATATACGGAAAAATCCAGGATGTCCTATATGTGAAGTTACCTATTCAGCCAATTGTCATACAAAATTGTATCAACCTACAATTTTGTAG